In Kitasatospora sp. NA04385, a single genomic region encodes these proteins:
- a CDS encoding carbohydrate ABC transporter permease codes for MSTNTDATTGIPAQRSGGNDKPRTSGKAQRFADGGGVLNVFSHGFLALWAVLIIVPLIWIVLGSFKNNTEIGDSAWSWPSHWGFDAFTRAWDKGIGDFFISTVIVLAGSLTLTMLLGSMAAYVLARYEFRGNRVIYYFFVAGAMFPVYLALVPLFFMMKNLGTVIPWLGLNQYAGLILVYTAYSLPFTVFFLHSFFRSLPSAVHEAAMIDGCSHSRAFFQVMVPMAKSGLISVFIFNVLGQWNQYLLPLTLMQQQSSGDPDRSMLAQGLMNLAQQSGYASDFPGLFAGMTIAMLPVLVVYLSFQRQVQAGLTSATLK; via the coding sequence ATGAGCACCAACACCGACGCGACCACCGGCATCCCGGCCCAGCGCAGCGGCGGGAACGACAAGCCGCGCACGTCCGGCAAGGCGCAGCGCTTCGCCGACGGCGGGGGAGTCCTCAACGTCTTCTCGCACGGCTTCCTGGCCCTGTGGGCCGTGCTGATCATCGTCCCGCTGATCTGGATCGTCCTCGGCTCGTTCAAGAACAACACCGAGATCGGCGACAGCGCCTGGAGCTGGCCCTCGCACTGGGGCTTCGACGCCTTCACCCGCGCCTGGGACAAGGGCATCGGCGACTTCTTCATCAGCACCGTGATCGTGCTGGCGGGGTCGCTCACCCTGACCATGCTGCTCGGCTCGATGGCCGCCTACGTGCTGGCCCGCTACGAGTTCCGCGGCAACCGGGTCATCTACTACTTCTTCGTGGCCGGCGCGATGTTCCCGGTCTACCTGGCGCTCGTCCCGCTGTTCTTCATGATGAAGAACCTCGGCACCGTCATCCCGTGGCTGGGCCTGAACCAGTACGCCGGCCTGATCCTGGTGTACACGGCCTACTCGCTGCCGTTCACCGTGTTCTTCCTGCACTCGTTCTTCCGGTCGCTGCCCAGCGCCGTCCACGAGGCCGCGATGATCGACGGCTGCTCGCACAGCCGGGCGTTCTTCCAGGTCATGGTGCCGATGGCGAAGTCCGGCCTGATCAGCGTGTTCATCTTCAACGTGCTCGGCCAGTGGAACCAGTACCTGCTGCCGCTGACCCTGATGCAGCAGCAGAGCAGCGGTGACCCGGACCGCTCGATGCTGGCCCAGGGCCTGATGAACCTGGCCCAGCAGTCCGGCTACGCCAGCGACTTCCCCGGCCTGTTCGCCGGCATGACGATCGCGATGCTGCCGGTGCTGGTGGTGTACCTGTCCTTCCAGCGCCAGGTCCAGGCGGGCCTGACCTCGGCCACCCTGAAGTAG
- a CDS encoding carbohydrate ABC transporter permease: MRHRKTPFIFGFLVVPVVLYIALVIWPYLQTFGYSLTDWSGASPDMNFIGLDNYTKLFQDSAFLDALQHNLLLLIVLPLATILLALFFAFMLNVGGKSGTGGVQGVRGSAFYKVVFFFPQVLSVAILSVLFQGVYRTDKGGLLNGVLIGLGIVDENHPWDFASNPTFGLWCVMGVIIWSGVGFYLVLFSAAMQSIPKDIYEAALLDGAKRGTTFFKITLPLLWESIQTAWVYLAIAAMDAFALVSTMTPGAYYGGGPDHHSEIMATLLMRNFITYGKAGYACAMGVVIFFITLVLSVVSLRVTRREKIEF, from the coding sequence ATGCGACACCGTAAAACACCCTTCATCTTCGGGTTCCTCGTGGTTCCCGTCGTGCTGTACATCGCCCTGGTCATCTGGCCCTACCTGCAGACCTTCGGCTACTCGCTGACCGACTGGTCCGGCGCCTCGCCCGACATGAACTTCATCGGGCTGGACAACTACACCAAGCTCTTCCAGGACAGCGCCTTCCTCGACGCGCTCCAGCACAACCTGCTGCTGCTGATCGTGCTGCCGCTGGCCACCATCCTGCTGGCGCTGTTCTTCGCCTTCATGCTCAACGTGGGCGGCAAGAGCGGCACCGGCGGCGTGCAGGGCGTGCGCGGTTCGGCCTTCTACAAGGTCGTCTTCTTCTTCCCGCAGGTGCTGTCGGTCGCCATCCTGTCGGTGCTGTTCCAGGGCGTGTACCGGACCGACAAGGGCGGCCTGCTCAACGGCGTCCTGATCGGGCTCGGCATCGTCGACGAGAACCACCCCTGGGACTTCGCGTCCAACCCGACCTTCGGCCTGTGGTGCGTCATGGGCGTGATCATCTGGTCCGGCGTCGGCTTCTACCTGGTGCTGTTCTCGGCCGCCATGCAGAGCATCCCGAAGGACATCTACGAGGCCGCCCTGCTGGACGGCGCCAAGCGCGGCACCACCTTCTTCAAGATCACGCTGCCGCTGCTCTGGGAGAGCATCCAGACCGCCTGGGTCTACCTCGCGATCGCCGCGATGGACGCCTTCGCCCTGGTCTCCACCATGACCCCCGGCGCGTACTACGGCGGTGGCCCGGACCACCACAGCGAGATCATGGCGACCTTGCTGATGCGCAACTTCATCACCTACGGCAAGGCCGGCTACGCCTGCGCCATGGGTGTGGTGATCTTCTTCATCACCCTGGTCCTGTCCGTCGTCTCGCTCCGGGTCACCCGGCGCGAGAAGATCGAGTTCTGA
- the ngcE gene encoding N-acetylglucosamine/diacetylchitobiose ABC transporter substrate-binding protein, producing the protein MGSATEYNRRDLFKRAAAITVLAAGGTSLLAACAGGSGSSDSKSGASPTLGSDNKNPFGVKASDALDVVIFKGGYGDDYAKVFEDAYKKAYAGANVSHLGTQEISGKLQPRFNAGSPPDVFDNSGAQAMKADVLVSADQLTDLTVLLDAPYLDDPTKKIRDVLLPGTVEQGTINGKMYSLNYVYTVFGLWYSAKLFKEKGWTPPKTWDEFITLCGTIKAAGIAPFAHQGKYPYYANYVIFSLIAKQGGLDLVKKINACDATAWDDPAVLAGVTAFNKIMEGDFLLPGTNGMTHTESQTAWCQGKAAFIPSGSWLENEMLASTPADFDMAFLPIPSLPNDKLPATALWAGAGEPFMVPSKAKNKAGGLEFLRMMLTKDGSSKFVATANSLTVLKDGVNADVPLKPGTKSSAAAVTAAGDVTFNFSFQDLQTAFDAEVENATNELVNKRISPAEWVSRGKAATSKKV; encoded by the coding sequence ATGGGCTCTGCAACTGAGTACAACCGTCGCGACCTGTTCAAGCGCGCGGCCGCGATCACCGTCCTCGCGGCGGGCGGCACCTCGCTGCTCGCGGCCTGCGCCGGCGGTTCCGGCAGCAGTGACAGCAAGTCGGGTGCCTCCCCGACGCTCGGCAGCGACAACAAGAACCCGTTCGGCGTGAAGGCCAGCGACGCGCTCGACGTCGTGATCTTCAAGGGCGGCTACGGCGACGACTACGCCAAGGTCTTCGAGGACGCCTACAAGAAGGCGTACGCCGGTGCCAACGTCTCCCACCTGGGCACCCAGGAGATCAGCGGCAAGCTGCAGCCGCGCTTCAACGCCGGCAGCCCGCCGGACGTCTTCGACAACTCCGGTGCCCAGGCCATGAAGGCGGACGTCCTGGTCAGCGCCGACCAGCTGACCGACCTGACGGTCCTGCTGGACGCCCCTTACCTGGACGACCCGACCAAGAAGATCCGCGACGTCCTGCTGCCCGGCACCGTCGAGCAGGGCACCATCAACGGCAAGATGTACTCGCTGAACTACGTCTACACCGTGTTCGGCCTGTGGTACTCCGCCAAGCTCTTCAAGGAGAAGGGCTGGACCCCGCCGAAGACCTGGGACGAGTTCATCACCCTCTGCGGCACCATCAAGGCCGCGGGCATCGCCCCCTTCGCGCACCAGGGCAAGTACCCCTACTACGCGAACTACGTCATCTTCAGCCTGATCGCCAAGCAGGGCGGCCTGGACCTGGTCAAGAAGATCAACGCCTGTGACGCGACGGCCTGGGACGACCCGGCGGTGCTGGCCGGCGTCACCGCGTTCAACAAGATCATGGAGGGCGACTTCCTCCTCCCCGGCACCAACGGCATGACCCACACCGAGTCGCAGACCGCCTGGTGCCAGGGCAAGGCCGCCTTCATCCCGTCCGGCTCCTGGCTGGAGAACGAGATGCTGGCCTCCACCCCGGCCGACTTCGACATGGCCTTCCTGCCCATCCCGTCGCTGCCGAACGACAAGCTGCCCGCCACCGCCCTGTGGGCCGGCGCCGGCGAGCCGTTCATGGTCCCGAGCAAGGCCAAGAACAAGGCCGGCGGCCTCGAGTTCCTGCGCATGATGCTGACCAAGGACGGTTCCTCGAAGTTCGTGGCCACCGCGAACTCGCTCACCGTCCTGAAGGACGGCGTCAACGCGGACGTCCCGCTCAAGCCGGGCACCAAGTCCTCGGCCGCGGCGGTCACGGCGGCCGGCGACGTCACCTTCAACTTCAGCTTCCAGGACCTGCAGACCGCGTTCGACGCCGAGGTCGAGAACGCCACCAACGAGCTGGTCAACAAGCGCATCTCCCCGGCGGAGTGGGTCTCCCGCGGCAAGGCCGCGACCTCCAAGAAGGTCTGA
- a CDS encoding glycoside hydrolase family 18 protein: protein MTRRSSAALLVAATLGALLVSPAAAQAHGNDDRGKNHRLEGQRVGYFTQWGIYSGFTAKNVQTSGQAGKLTVINYAFGNVSADGTCFEANGAGVGDAWADYQRPVGAEESVDGVADTAEQPLKGNFNQIRKLKAKNPQLRAVISLGGWSWSKYFSDAALTDESRKKFVSSCIDLYLKGNLPQLGSAEGGAGAGAGVFDGIDIDWEYPGGGGDGGNVVRPEDGKNYTLLMQEFRRQLDALSGRKGPHYLLTAAVPAGEAKIDQFEVGKVAKSVDWLNLMTYDLHGPWEAQGPTNHDANLYTDKADASGLKLSVDRVVRTYLERGLPAKKAVVGVPFYGYGWTGVPAGPKKNGLYQSATGLARGGNLPYNQIKNLPGTVFTDRSHGATWKYDGTEFWTYDTPDLLTSKARYVEENDLGGVMAWSLDNDDAQGTLVAALDKGLRDC from the coding sequence ATGACCAGACGCAGCTCCGCCGCGCTCCTCGTCGCGGCCACGCTCGGCGCCCTGCTCGTCTCCCCGGCCGCCGCGCAGGCGCACGGGAACGACGACCGCGGGAAGAACCACCGGCTGGAGGGCCAGCGAGTCGGCTACTTCACCCAGTGGGGCATCTACAGCGGCTTCACGGCCAAGAACGTCCAGACCAGCGGTCAGGCCGGCAAGCTGACCGTCATCAACTACGCCTTCGGCAACGTCTCCGCCGACGGCACCTGCTTCGAGGCCAACGGGGCCGGGGTGGGCGACGCCTGGGCCGACTACCAGCGCCCGGTGGGCGCCGAGGAGTCGGTGGACGGCGTGGCGGACACCGCCGAGCAGCCGCTCAAGGGCAACTTCAACCAGATCCGCAAGCTCAAGGCGAAGAACCCGCAGCTGCGCGCGGTGATCTCGCTGGGCGGCTGGAGCTGGTCCAAGTACTTCTCGGACGCGGCGCTCACCGACGAGTCCCGGAAGAAGTTCGTCTCCTCCTGCATCGACCTGTACCTCAAGGGCAACCTGCCGCAGCTGGGCTCCGCCGAGGGCGGCGCGGGCGCGGGCGCCGGGGTGTTCGACGGCATCGACATCGACTGGGAGTACCCGGGCGGCGGCGGTGACGGCGGCAACGTGGTGCGCCCCGAGGACGGGAAGAACTACACCCTGCTGATGCAGGAGTTCCGCCGCCAGCTGGACGCGCTGTCCGGCCGGAAGGGCCCGCACTACCTGCTCACCGCGGCCGTCCCGGCCGGCGAGGCGAAGATCGACCAGTTCGAGGTCGGGAAGGTCGCCAAGTCGGTGGACTGGCTGAACCTGATGACCTACGACCTGCACGGCCCGTGGGAGGCCCAGGGGCCGACCAACCACGACGCCAACCTGTACACCGACAAGGCCGACGCCTCCGGGCTGAAGCTGAGCGTCGACCGGGTGGTGCGGACCTACCTGGAGCGCGGCCTGCCCGCGAAGAAGGCCGTGGTGGGCGTCCCGTTCTACGGCTACGGCTGGACGGGCGTGCCGGCCGGCCCGAAGAAGAACGGCCTGTACCAGTCCGCCACCGGCCTGGCCCGGGGCGGGAACCTGCCGTACAACCAGATCAAGAACCTGCCGGGCACGGTCTTCACCGACCGTTCGCACGGGGCGACCTGGAAGTACGACGGCACCGAGTTCTGGACGTACGACACCCCGGACCTGCTGACCAGCAAGGCCCGGTACGTCGAGGAGAACGACCTGGGCGGCGTGATGGCCTGGTCGCTCGACAACGACGACGCCCAGGGCACCCTGGTGGCCGCCCTGGACAAGGGCCTCCGGGACTGCTGA
- the acnA gene encoding aconitate hydratase AcnA — protein sequence MSANSFDARSSLQVGDESYEIFKLSAVEGAERLPYSLKVLLENLLRTEDGANITADHIRALGGWDPTAEPSEEIQFTPARVIMQDFTGVPCVVDLATMREAVKELGGDPSKINPLAPAELVIDHSVIADKFGTPDAFVQNVEIEYGRNKERYQFLRWGQTAFDEFKVVPPGTGIVHQVNIEHLARTVMVRGGQAYPDTCVGTDSHTTMVNGLGVLGWGVGGIEAEAAMLGQPVSMLIPRVVGFKLNGQLPAGTTATDLVLTITEMLRKHGVVGKFVEFYGEGVTSIPLANRATIGNMSPEFGSTCAIFPIDAETINYLKLTGRDEQQLALVEAYAKEQGLWHDPSVEPVYSEYLELDVSTVVPSISGPKRPQDRVILAEAAQKFAEALPTYSAEASKPTAVTAPDGSTYEIDNGAVVIASITSCTNTSNPSVMLGAALLAKKAVEKGLTVKPWVKTTLAPGSKVVMDYYEKAGLLPYMEKLGFNLVGYGCVTCIGNSGPLPEEVSAAVNESDLAVVSVLSGNRNFEGRINPDVKMNYLASPPLVVAYALAGNMNVDITRDALGQDADGNDVFLADIWPSEQEVADTVAGSIDEAMFAKDYADVFAGDHRWQSLPVPTGNTFEWDAESTYVRKPPYFEGMAKTPSPVTDISGARVLAKLGDSVTTDHISPAGNIKPGTPAAQYLTANGVEKRDFNSYGSRRGNHEVMIRGTFANIRLRNQIAPGTEGGYTRDFTQADGPVSFIYDASQNYQAAGVPLVVLAGKEYGSGSSRDWAAKGTALLGVKAVIAESYERIHRSNLIGMGVLPLQFPAGENADSLGLTGEETFEFTGVTELNEGRTPKTVKVKAGEVEFDAVVRIDTPGEADYYRNGGILQYVLRSLIG from the coding sequence GTGTCCGCGAACAGCTTCGACGCCCGCAGCTCGCTGCAGGTGGGCGACGAGTCGTACGAGATCTTCAAGCTCTCCGCCGTCGAGGGTGCCGAGCGGCTGCCGTACAGCCTCAAGGTCCTGCTGGAGAACCTGCTCCGCACCGAGGACGGCGCCAACATCACCGCCGACCACATCCGCGCCCTCGGCGGCTGGGACCCGACGGCCGAGCCGTCCGAGGAGATCCAGTTCACCCCGGCGCGCGTGATCATGCAGGACTTCACCGGCGTGCCCTGCGTGGTCGACCTGGCCACCATGCGCGAGGCCGTGAAGGAGCTGGGCGGCGACCCGTCCAAGATCAACCCGCTGGCGCCGGCCGAGCTGGTCATCGACCACTCCGTCATCGCCGACAAGTTCGGCACCCCGGACGCCTTCGTCCAGAACGTCGAGATCGAGTACGGCCGCAACAAGGAGCGCTACCAGTTCCTGCGCTGGGGCCAGACCGCGTTCGACGAGTTCAAGGTCGTCCCGCCCGGCACCGGCATCGTCCACCAGGTCAACATCGAGCACCTCGCCCGTACGGTCATGGTCCGGGGCGGCCAGGCGTACCCCGACACCTGCGTCGGCACCGACTCGCACACCACCATGGTCAACGGCCTGGGCGTGCTGGGCTGGGGCGTCGGCGGCATCGAGGCCGAGGCCGCGATGCTCGGCCAGCCGGTCTCGATGCTCATCCCGCGCGTGGTCGGCTTCAAGCTCAACGGCCAGCTCCCGGCCGGCACCACCGCCACCGACCTGGTGCTCACCATCACCGAGATGCTGCGCAAGCACGGTGTGGTCGGCAAGTTCGTCGAGTTCTACGGCGAGGGCGTCACCTCGATCCCGCTGGCGAACCGCGCCACCATCGGCAACATGTCGCCGGAGTTCGGCTCGACCTGCGCGATCTTCCCGATCGACGCCGAGACCATCAACTACCTCAAGCTCACCGGCCGCGACGAGCAGCAGCTCGCCCTGGTCGAGGCGTACGCCAAGGAGCAGGGCCTCTGGCACGACCCGTCGGTCGAGCCGGTCTACTCCGAGTACCTGGAGCTGGACGTCTCCACCGTCGTCCCGTCGATCTCCGGCCCGAAGCGCCCGCAGGACCGCGTGATCCTGGCCGAGGCCGCGCAGAAGTTCGCCGAGGCGCTGCCGACCTACTCGGCCGAGGCGTCGAAGCCGACCGCGGTGACCGCCCCCGACGGCTCGACCTACGAGATCGACAACGGCGCGGTCGTGATCGCCTCGATCACCTCCTGCACCAACACCTCCAACCCCTCCGTCATGCTGGGCGCCGCCCTGCTGGCGAAGAAGGCCGTGGAGAAGGGCCTCACGGTCAAGCCGTGGGTCAAGACCACCCTGGCGCCCGGCTCCAAGGTCGTCATGGACTACTACGAGAAGGCCGGCCTGCTCCCGTACATGGAGAAGCTGGGCTTCAACCTGGTCGGCTACGGCTGCGTCACCTGCATCGGCAACTCGGGCCCGCTGCCCGAGGAGGTCTCCGCCGCGGTGAACGAGTCGGACCTCGCGGTCGTCTCGGTGCTCTCCGGCAACCGCAACTTCGAGGGCCGGATCAACCCGGACGTCAAGATGAACTACCTGGCCTCCCCGCCGCTGGTGGTCGCCTACGCCCTGGCCGGCAACATGAACGTCGACATCACCCGCGACGCCCTGGGCCAGGATGCCGACGGCAACGACGTCTTCCTCGCCGACATCTGGCCGTCCGAGCAGGAGGTCGCCGACACCGTCGCCGGCTCCATCGACGAGGCGATGTTCGCCAAGGACTACGCGGACGTCTTCGCGGGCGACCACCGCTGGCAGTCGCTGCCCGTCCCGACCGGCAACACCTTCGAGTGGGACGCCGAGTCCACCTACGTCCGCAAGCCCCCGTACTTCGAGGGCATGGCCAAGACCCCGAGCCCGGTGACCGACATCTCCGGCGCCCGCGTGCTGGCCAAGCTGGGCGACTCGGTCACCACCGACCACATCTCCCCGGCCGGCAACATCAAGCCCGGCACCCCGGCGGCGCAGTACCTGACCGCCAACGGCGTGGAGAAGCGCGACTTCAACTCCTACGGCTCGCGCCGCGGCAACCACGAGGTCATGATCCGCGGCACCTTCGCCAACATCCGCCTGCGCAACCAGATCGCGCCGGGCACCGAGGGCGGCTACACCCGCGACTTCACCCAGGCCGACGGCCCGGTGTCGTTCATCTACGACGCCTCGCAGAACTACCAGGCCGCGGGCGTCCCGCTCGTCGTCCTGGCGGGCAAGGAGTACGGCTCCGGCTCGTCCCGCGACTGGGCGGCCAAGGGCACCGCGCTGCTCGGCGTCAAGGCCGTCATCGCCGAGTCCTACGAGCGCATCCACCGCTCGAACCTGATCGGCATGGGCGTCCTGCCGCTGCAGTTCCCGGCCGGCGAGAACGCCGACTCGCTGGGCCTGACCGGCGAGGAGACCTTCGAGTTCACCGGTGTCACCGAGCTGAACGAGGGCCGCACCCCGAAGACCGTCAAGGTCAAGGCCGGCGAGGTCGAGTTCGACGCGGTGGTGCGCATCGACACCCCCGGCGAGGCGGACTACTACCGCAACGGCGGCATCCTGCAGTACGTGCTGCGCAGCCTGATCGGCTGA
- a CDS encoding SigE family RNA polymerase sigma factor translates to MAVGRRRAAEERREFEEFAHTRGAALFRTALLLCGDWHLAEDLTQTALARIYASWNRVKHAESPAAYARTVLVRCYLSHRRLRRSTELPVLDSVPEQAAPDHDPALRVALLAALAELPPKDRAVLVLRYWEDRSVDETAAELQLSPGTVRVRALRALTRLRRQLAPHLDSLVP, encoded by the coding sequence ATGGCGGTGGGACGGCGCAGGGCGGCCGAGGAGCGGCGCGAGTTCGAGGAGTTCGCGCACACCCGGGGCGCCGCGCTGTTCCGCACCGCGCTGCTGCTGTGCGGCGACTGGCACCTCGCCGAGGACCTCACCCAGACCGCCCTCGCCCGGATCTACGCCTCCTGGAACCGGGTGAAGCACGCCGAGAGCCCCGCCGCGTACGCCCGCACCGTGCTGGTCCGCTGCTACCTCTCGCACCGCAGGCTCCGCCGCAGCACCGAACTGCCGGTGCTGGACAGCGTCCCCGAGCAGGCCGCCCCCGACCACGACCCCGCGCTGCGGGTCGCCCTGCTCGCCGCGCTCGCCGAACTGCCGCCCAAGGACCGGGCCGTGCTCGTGCTGCGCTACTGGGAGGACCGGAGCGTCGACGAGACCGCCGCCGAACTCCAGCTCTCCCCCGGCACCGTCCGGGTCCGCGCCCTGCGCGCGCTGACCAGACTGCGCCGCCAGCTCGCCCCGCACCTGGACAGCCTGGTGCCGTGA
- a CDS encoding type II toxin-antitoxin system VapC family toxin — MDASAVVLSLSDRGPRGDAARAALAADPEWVAPEHVVIEVMQSLRGLYLAKQLTADEVAELTLRLPELAIRKVEVAPLLGRIWELKDNLTPDDAAYVAVAERYGAPLVTADLRLMRASGPRCEIRGITATG; from the coding sequence GTGGACGCTTCCGCAGTGGTGCTGTCGCTCTCCGACCGGGGGCCCCGGGGCGACGCCGCCCGGGCCGCGCTGGCCGCCGACCCCGAGTGGGTGGCGCCCGAGCACGTGGTGATCGAGGTGATGCAGTCGCTGCGCGGCCTGTACCTCGCCAAGCAGCTGACGGCCGACGAGGTCGCCGAACTCACCCTCCGACTGCCGGAGTTGGCCATCCGCAAGGTGGAGGTCGCCCCGCTGCTCGGCCGGATCTGGGAGCTCAAGGACAACCTGACCCCGGACGACGCCGCCTACGTCGCGGTCGCCGAGCGCTACGGCGCCCCGCTGGTCACCGCCGACCTGCGCCTGATGCGCGCCAGCGGGCCGCGCTGCGAGATCCGCGGCATCACGGCGACGGGCTGA
- a CDS encoding superoxide dismutase family protein, producing the protein MPLSSAAGALMVPLALLPIGPPGAQGPAGPAGPTAPKAGPVVDARFDRADGFVPARAITHAPDLVPYGSQVRVTVGRAAGRTSVTVELAGVADRHEFPAHVHTGRCGSDPASSGPHYQQVAGADAADNEVRMTVRTGPDGTGSASATVPWEFRPGEAHSLVLHAGTPAGPHAAADRAACVDVDF; encoded by the coding sequence ATGCCCCTGTCCTCCGCTGCCGGTGCGCTGATGGTGCCGCTCGCCCTGCTGCCGATCGGCCCGCCCGGCGCCCAGGGCCCGGCGGGTCCCGCCGGGCCGACCGCTCCGAAGGCCGGCCCGGTGGTGGACGCCCGGTTCGACCGGGCGGACGGCTTCGTCCCGGCGCGGGCGATCACCCACGCGCCCGACCTGGTGCCGTACGGCTCGCAGGTGCGGGTCACGGTCGGCCGGGCGGCCGGGCGCACCTCCGTCACGGTGGAACTCGCCGGGGTGGCCGACCGGCACGAGTTCCCGGCGCACGTGCACACCGGGCGCTGCGGCTCCGACCCGGCGTCCTCCGGTCCGCACTACCAGCAGGTGGCGGGGGCGGACGCGGCCGACAACGAGGTGCGGATGACGGTGCGCACCGGCCCGGACGGGACCGGGTCCGCCTCGGCGACCGTCCCCTGGGAGTTCCGGCCCGGCGAGGCGCACTCGCTGGTGCTGCACGCGGGCACCCCCGCCGGACCGCACGCCGCGGCCGACCGGGCGGCCTGCGTGGACGTCGACTTCTGA
- the argF gene encoding ornithine carbamoyltransferase, translating to MAFNLRNRHFLKELDFTPQEFRHLVDLAAQLKAAKYAGTEQPRLRGKNIALIFAKTSTRTRCAFEVAAHDQGATTTYLDPAGSQMGHKESIKDTARVLGRMFDGIEYRGDGQEIVEELAAHAGVPVWNGLTDEWHPTQLLADVLTIQEHSTKPLNQTTLVYLGDARFNMGNSVLVTGALLGMDIRIVAPASLWPGEEIRKAADALAETSGARITLTEDVAAGVAGADFLYTDVWVSMGEPKEVWAERIALLKPYQVSMDTVRATGNPAVKFLHCLPAFHDLGTEVGRQMFELTGMSELECTDELFESAHSVVFDQAENRLHTIKAVMVATLGS from the coding sequence ATGGCGTTCAATCTCCGGAACAGGCACTTCCTCAAGGAGCTCGACTTCACTCCCCAGGAGTTCCGCCACCTGGTCGACCTGGCGGCCCAGCTGAAGGCCGCCAAGTACGCGGGCACCGAGCAGCCCCGGCTGCGCGGCAAGAACATCGCGCTGATCTTCGCCAAGACCTCCACCCGCACCCGCTGCGCCTTCGAGGTGGCCGCCCACGACCAGGGCGCCACCACCACCTACCTGGACCCGGCCGGGTCGCAGATGGGGCACAAGGAGTCGATCAAGGACACCGCGCGGGTGCTGGGCCGGATGTTCGACGGCATCGAGTACCGCGGCGACGGCCAGGAGATCGTCGAGGAACTGGCCGCGCACGCGGGCGTCCCGGTCTGGAACGGCCTGACCGACGAGTGGCACCCCACCCAACTGCTGGCCGACGTGCTCACCATCCAGGAGCACTCCACCAAGCCGCTGAACCAGACCACCCTGGTCTACCTCGGTGACGCCCGCTTCAACATGGGCAACTCGGTGCTGGTCACCGGCGCGCTGCTGGGCATGGACATCCGGATCGTCGCCCCGGCCTCGCTCTGGCCCGGCGAGGAGATCCGCAAGGCCGCCGACGCGCTGGCCGAGACCAGCGGCGCCCGGATCACCCTCACCGAGGACGTGGCGGCCGGTGTGGCCGGGGCCGACTTCCTCTACACCGACGTCTGGGTGTCGATGGGTGAGCCCAAGGAGGTCTGGGCCGAGCGGATCGCGCTGCTCAAGCCCTACCAGGTCTCGATGGACACGGTGCGCGCCACCGGAAACCCGGCGGTCAAGTTCCTGCACTGCCTGCCCGCGTTCCACGACCTCGGCACCGAGGTCGGCCGGCAGATGTTCGAGCTCACCGGCATGTCGGAGCTGGAGTGCACCGACGAGCTGTTCGAGTCCGCGCACTCGGTGGTCTTCGACCAGGCCGAGAACCGGCTGCACACCATCAAGGCGGTGATGGTGGCGACCCTCGGGTCCTGA